From Solea solea chromosome 20, fSolSol10.1, whole genome shotgun sequence, one genomic window encodes:
- the ahdc1 gene encoding transcription factor Gibbin, giving the protein MSGLSDHLCSGQSGAPAGCGGNQAEEQGCVGGLEELEGPDLWTGELGFQAEFRDPSRDGLAQVTSDHFATSSPSPSALANGLNLQRTLGHNTCRRRLTETHTSAETRTFVETLRNMQTHIDPGVQAPAVSHAHIDNCGHNDINSHTGSVGLEYPRTLTPEAIHTPSPQPLSLALGNHPASINQLAAPVHTEVKDISSTFCPVPICPDRTATSSPLPVESEKKYALRSSGRPRFPCHLRKSSRLRRGIEDGEKRVVKERGEEEEKEALVEKIWKVKDEEVAVQKKEERPSVKDVLPPTPYPTDIALALTVQPKLAPKAIHKPGPRIGHRPGPKSRSRPALKGTERPVHKAAPKSVMKRRQAAQSMSQRVTPHPPLVNPPTIPASLLTVKEEPVAGLGVCPPNNQKCGRFVGVRRIVVKVPRIPVSLSRRQKSYKISNMETVTGTEKGNDGGVEGSEAAREPTALLRMKNNGKSVMVMFPPGELPVILKRRRGRPPKQAVPAIPGEPPNASGASGNGDQPKKPRRRRRTKLPTPLPSYVNDTNDVKTEYGDVLSKLAFLNRQPPTTGRCSPPRCWTPSEPESFHTPSENPGISTLLHRLTGFRRPRGGRGGGIGRGGGGAGGIGGSECNKSTFSDFFESIGKKRKLSPMSEHGLPRKRGKGVGGVGRGGGVVGTDPGGEKIVRRRRMKKNGAFKGDGSSMGQDWPNGAGGWGEEGGMEKEKGLGVFQLCGSPRGGFSSCEVGRGGNYNSQGGSRGAGPAGEDSQGLFAGYFRSLLDSDDSSDLMDMSQSEARKALSSTGYEPSSPATGHSWAPAFSKWCSKGANSVVEGSGQTHCSSARPLYSYNSLAQTSPTTCTYPKSTPPSLSHSPGSPHPASYGHYSSGYSSSSPAVSQRSSDCSFAYGSGHSSGKGNPVGQAGYSSYQAAKRGFCGYPATGHSSMVRGETAGPTSPGGGYMSMARGSPFSSSPSPEGFKQFSSSQWSYRHGYGGWPTDSFGPQYHGYSEYGSNESKDILDISNYTPQKTKRQPFPESLSESSNDSSHLSSAAPGPVATGGTYKQNEAAPVSGDGGQSSLSSLEKLMMDWHESASGPSYNWSQSVLFQGGGTNKPGRGRRKRTEPQSEKEGIAALLSDSQSSPSPTPVPGPKRGGGSGRGRGSRGGRGGLSPCQRERPSGTKGRGKAVSTSGTAGVLSAGGPEGSGLFQEVLDYYSGDSSSLSPLATPNPAPASSYLQDPCEYPSPYSAHPSTPSSEERYPALYPGESSSSLSPSVSSPPYPPKPTPPPPQSYHPVPSRTFSPSCSPSPRVTPHCSTALSPSNRPPPKDPPFSQYDSPSYCSSPYWYGQTSHSGSPSPHSHNAHSNTAMHTHSNPHSSPHGNSHGNSHGNPLAGPNANAHSQIIQTPHDTHHHNTQPHANLSAHPNAHSNSHLQSNALTHTSAHTNSQPHHNTHTNANTRLPSHTHSNPSPGLLSHSTPVLYEERSPPSTMSSHKRDLTPHPMSTGHRQGLLPLSYPKPPLDSSPHQEDTSGFSLSHQSYQGMGHRYPSQVAQGGGVLCQLLDPTNDDSFNVTSL; this is encoded by the exons ATGAGTGGCTTGTCAGATCACCTTTGTTCAGGCCAATCTGGGGCTCCAGCGGGCTGTGGTGGGAATCAGGCAGAGGAACAAGGGTGCGTGGGGGGACTGGAGGAGCTAGAAGGGCCTGACCTCTGGACTGGGGAGCTTGGGTTCCAGGCAGAGTTCCGGGATCCCTCCAGAGATGGACTGGCACAGGTGACGTCCGACCACTTTGccacctcctctccctctccctctgcccTGGCCAACGGCCTTAACCTGCAGAGAACGCTGGGGCACAACACCTGTCGACGGAGGCTGACAGAAACTCACACCTCTGCTGAGACACGTACATTTGTAGAGACATTAAggaacatgcagacacacatagaCCCAGGTGTGCAAGCACCAGCAgtgtcacacgcacacatagaTAATTGTGGACACAATGATATCAATTCACACACAGGTTCTGTCGGGCTGGAATACCCCAGAACTCTCACACCAGAGGCCATACACACACCCTCACCTCAACCCCTGTCTTTGGCACTTGGCAATCATCCTGCCTCCATTAATCAGCTGGCAGCCCCAGTTCACACAGAGGTGAAGGACATCTCCTCAACCTTTTGTCCCGTCCCTATTTGTCCAGACCGGACCGCAACCTCCTCTCCCCTTCCTGTGGAGTCAGAGAAAAAGTATGCACTCCGCAGCTCTGGACGTCCTCGCTTTCCCTGTCACCTGCGTAAATCCTCGCGACTCCGCCGAGGTATAGAGGATGGGGAGAAGAGAGTGGTGAAGGAGaggggagaagaggaagagaaagaagcGTTAGTGGAGAAGATCTGGAAGGTGAAAGATGAAGAGGTGGCTGttcaaaagaaagaagaacGTCCGTCTGTAAAAGATGTTCTCCCGCCGACTCCCTACCCAACAGACATTGCACTCGCTCTAACTGTTCAACCCAAACTTGCTCCTAAAGCGATACATAAACCGGGACCCAGGATTGGGCATCGACCTGGACCCAAATCAAGGTCTAGACCTGCACTGAAAGGCACTGAAAGGCCTGTTCATAAAGCAGCCCCTAAAAGTGTAATGAAACGGCGTCAGGCAGCACAGTCTATGTCTCAACGTGTTACCCCACATCCACCACTTGTGAACCCACCCACCATCCCTGCATCTCTGCTAACTGTGAAGGAAGAACCTGTTGCTGGGTTAGGGGTATGTCCTCCCAATAACCAGAAATGTGGACGTTTTGTTGGT GTAAGACGGATTGTCGTCAAGGTGCCTCGTATACCTGTCAGTCTCAGCCGCAGACAGAAGAGCTACAAGATTTCCAATATGGAGACCGTTACAGGAACAGAGAAGGGCAACGACGGTGGTGTGGAGGGCTCCGAGGCAGCTCGAGAGCCGACTGCACTACTCCGCATGAAGAACAACGGGAAGAGTGTCATGGTGATGTTCCCTCCAGGAGAGCTGCCTGTTATTCTCAAACGCAGGCGGGGGCGACCACCTAAGCAGGCTGTGCCAGCAATACCGGGAGAGCCTCCAAACGCCAGCGGTGCTAGTGGTAATGGAGACCAGCCCAAAAAGCCTCGGAGGCGGCGGCGGACTAAACTCCCTACTCCTCTTCCGTCTTATGTTAATGACACTAATGATGTGAAAACAGAATATGGCGATGTCCTGTCCAAACTGGCCTTTTTAAACCGTCAGCCACCGACCACTGGCCGCTGCTCTCCACCTCGGTGCTGGACACCCAGTGAGCCAGAAAGCTTTCATACACCCTCGGAGAACCCGGGAATATCCACCCTACTCCACAGGCTCACTGGGTTCAGGCGTCCACGGGGTGGCAGAGGAGGGGGCATTggaagaggtggaggtggagcagGAGGGATCGGAGGCAGTGAGTGCAATAAGAGCACCTTCAGTGACTTCTTTGAATCTATAGGCAAAAAGCGGAAACTGAGCCCCATGTCTGAGCATGGATTACCTAGAAAAAGGGGGAAGGGTGTGGGAGGGGTTGGTAGAGGAGGGGGTGTTGTAGGAACTGACCCTGGTGGAGAGAAAATAGTCAGGAGGAGACGGATGAAAAAAAATGGTGCATTTAAAGGGGACGGAAGTTCCATGGGGCAGGACTGGCCCAATGGGGCAGGTGgatggggggaggaggggggaatgGAAAAGGAGAAAGGTTTGGGTGTGTTTCAGCTCTGTGGCTCTCCAAGGGGGGGCTTTTCCTCCTGTGAGGTTGGAAGGGGGGGCAACTACAACAGTCAAGGAGGGAGCAGAGGAGCTGGGCCTGCCGGGGAGGATTCACAAGGCCTTTTTGCTGGATATTTCCGGTCTCTGCTTGACTCTGACGACTCGTCAGACCTGATGGACATGTCGCAGTCAGAAGCCCGCaaagctttatcctccactggtTATGAGCCATCCAGCCCAGCTACTGGTCACAGCTGGGCGCCTGCATTCTCCAAGTGGTGCTCTAAGGGTGCAAATTCTGTAGTGGAGGGTTCAGGACAAACACACTGCTCCTCAGCCAGGCCTCTATACAGCTATAATAGCTTAGCCCAAACATCACCCACCACTTGTACCTATCCTAAATCcactcctccatctctctcacactcccCTGGCTCCCCCCACCCTGCTTCTTATGGTCACTACTCCTCTGGctactcctcctcttctcctgcaGTGTCACAGAGATCCTCAGACTGCAGCTTTGCATATGGGTCCGGACACAGCAGTGGAAAGGGAAACCCTGTTGGTCAGGCTGGTTATTCTAGCTACCAGGCAGCCAAGCGGGGGTTTTGTGGATATCCTGCAACAGGTCATTCCTCCATGGTGCGGGGGGAGACAGCTGGACCCACATCACCTGGAGGAGGGTATATGTCTATGGCCAGAGGAAGCCCATTCAGCTCCTCCCCTTCTCCAGAAGGATTCAAACAGTTCAGCTCCAGTCAGTGGAGCTACAG aCATGGATATGGCGGCTGGCCAACAGACAGCTTTGGGCCTCAGTATCATGGCTACAGTGAATATGGCTCCAATGAGTCCAAAGACATCTTGGATATCTCGAACTACACACCCCAGAAGACCAAGCGACAACCATTTCCTGAAAGTCTGTCTGAGTCCTCTAACGACTCTTCACATCTTAGCTCTGCCGCCCCAGGCCCGGTTGCTACAGGTGGCACATACAAACAGAACGAGGCTGCTCCTGTTAGTGGAGACGGGGGTCAGTCGAGTCTGTCCAGCCTGGAGAAGTTGATGATGGATTGGCATGAGAGTGCTTCAGGGCCCTCGTATAACTGGAGCCAGAGCGTCCTCTTCCAGGGTGGAGGAACCAACAAACCTGGCCGTGGACGCAGGAAACGGACTGAACCACAATCGGAAAAGGAGGGGATCGCTGCTTTACTCTCTGATTCCCAATCCAGTCCCTCACCAACACCTGTTCCGGGACCTAAGCGAGGAGGTGGCAGTGGACGGGGCAGAGGGTCTAGAGGAGGTAGGGGGGGGTTGTCTCCATGTCAGAGAGAGCGGCCATCGGGGACTAAAGGCAGGGGCAAGGCTGTCTCTACATCCGGAACAGCGGGAGTTTTGTCTGCTGGAGGTCCAGAAGGGTCTGGGCTTTTCCAGGAGGTTCTGGACTATTACAGCGGTGACAGTAGCAGCCTCTCTCCCCTGGCCACTCCCAATCCTGCACCAGCCTCCAGCTACCTCCAGGACCCCTGTGAGTACCCCTCCCCTTATTCAGCCCACCCCTCCACACCTTCCTCTGAGGAACGATATCCCGCTTTATACCCAGGAGagtcctcctcttccctctcgCCCAGCGTCTCATCTCCCCCTTACCCTCCCAAGCCCACCCCTCCTCCACCCCAGTCCTACCACCCAGTCCCATCCAGGACCTTCTCCCCCTCCTGCTCTCCCTCACCACGGGTAACACCCCACTGCAGCACTGCACTGAGTCCCTCGAATCGCCCCCCTCCTAAAGATCCACCGTTCTCTCAGTATGACTCCCCGAGCTACTGCAGCTCCCCCTACTGGTACGGACAGACATCGCACAGCGGGAGCCCCAGCCCGCATTCACACAACGCACACTCAAACAcagccatgcacacacacagcaacccACACTCAAGTCCACATGGAAATTCACATGGAAATTCACATGGCAATCCCCTCGCTGGCCCAAATGCAAACGCACACTCACAAATAATCCAGACTCCCCACGACACAcaccatcacaacacacagcCACACGCAAACCTGAGCGCACATCCCAACGCCCATTCCAACTCACACCTCCAGAGCAACGCACTCACCCACACAAGCGCTCACACCAACAGTCAGCcgcaccacaacacacacaccaacgcCAACACTCGCCTCCCGTCCCATACACACTCCAACCCCAGCCCCGGTCTCCTCTCGCACTCAACACCTGTGCTCTATGAGGAGCGCAGCCCTCCCTCCACCATGAGCAGCCACAAGCGGGATCTGACCCCCCACCCTATGAGCACAGGCCATCGCCAGggtctccttcctctctcctacCCCAAACCTCCCCTGGACTCCTCACCCCATCAGGAGGACACTAGTGGCTTCTCCCTGTCCCACCAATCCTACCAGGGCATGGGACACCGTTACCCCTCCCAGGTGGCTCAGGGAGGCGGGGTGCTGTGTCAGCTCCTGGACCCAACCAATGATGACAGCTTCAACGTCACCAGCCTGTAA
- the LOC131447392 gene encoding probable methyltransferase-like protein 24 codes for MRTWGRVYQQLPLRSGILLLLLIPPLLVALQLLVVGPRLPRAASLGSDEQGGAAVAFSVLNIEPEKSSRRWGTPFLRPRLEEEEEEDGEGIREGTRAYEDENEIQVGSRAVEVQPWAAGKPSFTAELGRLIAYITRPQLNCSRVICPAQAQASQPPALQESLHWLLCAEAWLLPAADRPCVAYSFSMDGGDADYLKTVSGLGCEVHSFDPSSTNASAGHLGNSLASNHGDRGVVSQHKMWLEWRAARKRKHKARGDLGSVSQTLADIMAALGHHTVHFLYADLLSAEWRVFQNWIESGTLQSVHHLVATVHLQWAGFEVGGTDEEVLCYWFSVLQGLQASGLKLVHSSAGDGHSVLKRTVGHARSSYTLSWVNTRY; via the exons ATGCGAACCTGGGGACGCGTTTACCAGCAGCTTCCCCTGCGCTCGgggattctgctgctgctgctgatcccACCGCTGCTCGTCGCGCTCCAGCTGCTCGTCGTCGGTCCACGGTTACCTCGAGCCGCAAGTCTGGGATCCGACGAGCAGGGAGGCGCTGCCGTCGCTTTCTCTGTTCTCAACATCGAACCGGAGAAGAGCTCGCGCCGGTGGGGAACCCCGTTCCTGCGACCGCgtctggaggaagaggaggaggaggatggagaaggGATCAGGGAGGGGACACGAGCCTACGAGGATGAGAACGAAATACAG GTTGGAtccagagcagtggaggtgCAGCCGTGGGCGGCCGGTAAGCCGTCATTCACGGCAGAACTCGGTCGTCTCATTGCATACATCACCAGGCCACAG TTGAACTGCTCCAGGGTTATATGTCCAGCTCAGGCTCAGGCCTCACAGCCTCCTGCACTCCAGGagtcactccactggctgctgTGTGCCGAGGCCTGGCTGCTTCCTGCTGCAGACAGACCGTGTGTGGCGTACTCCTTCAG TATGGATGGAGGAGATGCCGACTATCTAAAGACAGTGTCTGGGCTGGGGTGTGAAGTGCACAGTTTTGATCCCAGCAGCACCAATGCATCTGCCGGTCACCTTGGCAACAGTTTGGCTagtaaccatggtgacagaGGTGTGGTCAGCCAGCACAAGATGTGGCTGGAGTGGCGCGCTGCAAGGAAGCGCAAGCACAAGGCAAGAGGCGACCTGGGTAGTGTCTCGCAAACGTTGGCAGACATCATGGCAGCTCTGGGACATCACaca GTTCACTTCTTGTACGCTGACCTGCTCAGTGCAGAGTGGCGAGTTTTCCAGAACTGGATTGAGTCAGGAACTCTGCAGAGTGTCCATCATCTGGTTGCTACAGTGCATCTGCAATGGGCAGGGTTTGAGGTGGGAGGAACTGATGAGGAAGTGCTCTGCTATTGGTTCAGCGTTCTACAGGGTCTCCAGGCTTCTGGACTGAAGCTGGTCCACAGCTCTGCAGGAGACGGTCACAGTGTCCTGAAACGAACAGTTGGACATGCTCGCAGCTCCTACACTCTCAGCTGGGTCAACACGAGATATTGA